The following coding sequences are from one Candidatus Nitrohelix vancouverensis window:
- the secA gene encoding preprotein translocase subunit SecA produces the protein MALGFLSKIFGTRNDRELARIQGLVEKINQLEESVKGLSDPALRGKTHELKAQLEKGASLDDILPEAFAVVREAGIRSLKMRHFDVQMIGGVVLHEGKISEMKTGEGKTLMSTLPAYLNALSGKGVHVVTVNEYLAGRDAEWMGQLFNFLGMSVGVISHDMDDQERRAAYRADITYGTNNEFGFDYLRDNMKYDANQFAQRELNFAIVDEVDSILIDESRTPLIISGPAEESTTKYHEVNQFMPKLIKEKHYTVEEKSKTAALNEDGISFLEELLQIDNLYDPKHIETLHCAQQALKAHAMFKNEVDYVVKDGQVVIIDEFTGRMMTGRRYSDGLHQALEAKEGVKIENENQTLASITFQNYFRMYDKLSGMTGTADTEAEEFNSIYGLDVVVIPTNQPMIREDHPDVIYGSEAEKFEAVIEEIRELNDAGRPVLVGTISIEKSEALGKQLKRIGIKHNVLNAKQHEREAEIISQAGQMGAVTIATNMAGRGTDIVLGEGVPELGGLHILGTERHESRRIDNQLRGRAGRQGDNGSSRFYLSLEDDLMRIFGSEKIAGLMQRLGLENGQPIEHAMVSKAVANAQKKVEAHNFDIRKHLLEYDNVMNRQREVFYTLRRDILLGSNQNEILIEMGEETLDRKLHEIAPDKIYPEEWDIESLNEFLHRQYGIGIEKPSDHELLLNETHRIELEDCNREKLFEVISAELNQLYNKKVEDIEPQAMRHLEKMVMLQVVDKLWKDHLLGMDHLKEGISLRGYAQKNPLTEYKKEGFEMFSLMMERIQEECSEFLFKAQLNVEESMDVEEKPEPKVVEHRGGEAESQAKEPAKREEAKVGRNDPCSCGSGKKYKKCCGK, from the coding sequence ATGGCATTAGGATTTTTGTCGAAGATTTTTGGAACGCGAAACGATCGCGAGTTAGCGCGCATACAAGGACTCGTTGAGAAGATCAACCAGTTGGAAGAGAGCGTGAAAGGTTTGTCGGATCCCGCGTTGCGCGGCAAAACTCACGAATTGAAAGCTCAGCTGGAAAAGGGCGCAAGCCTGGATGATATTCTGCCGGAAGCCTTTGCCGTGGTCAGGGAAGCTGGAATCCGCTCCCTCAAAATGCGCCATTTCGACGTGCAAATGATCGGTGGAGTGGTTTTGCACGAAGGCAAGATTTCTGAAATGAAAACCGGCGAGGGTAAAACCCTCATGTCGACTCTGCCTGCGTATCTGAATGCGCTTTCTGGAAAAGGCGTGCATGTCGTCACAGTGAACGAATACCTGGCGGGACGAGACGCCGAATGGATGGGGCAATTATTTAATTTCCTGGGCATGTCGGTTGGCGTGATTTCCCACGATATGGACGATCAGGAAAGACGCGCGGCGTATCGCGCAGACATCACTTATGGAACCAACAATGAGTTTGGTTTTGATTATCTACGCGACAATATGAAGTACGATGCGAATCAGTTCGCGCAACGCGAGTTGAATTTCGCCATTGTCGATGAGGTGGACAGTATTCTTATTGATGAATCTCGAACGCCGCTCATCATTTCAGGTCCTGCCGAAGAGTCCACGACCAAGTATCATGAAGTCAATCAGTTCATGCCGAAATTGATAAAAGAGAAGCATTATACCGTTGAGGAAAAAAGCAAAACGGCGGCGTTGAATGAAGACGGCATTTCCTTTCTTGAAGAGTTGTTGCAGATCGATAACCTTTATGATCCCAAACATATTGAGACCCTGCATTGCGCGCAACAGGCTTTGAAGGCGCACGCCATGTTTAAAAATGAAGTCGACTATGTGGTCAAAGACGGTCAGGTGGTCATCATTGATGAGTTCACAGGGCGCATGATGACGGGGCGACGCTACAGCGACGGTTTGCATCAGGCTCTGGAAGCCAAAGAGGGGGTTAAGATAGAAAACGAAAACCAGACTCTGGCATCCATTACCTTTCAAAACTATTTCCGCATGTACGACAAGTTGAGCGGCATGACGGGTACGGCGGACACCGAGGCGGAGGAATTCAACTCGATTTACGGATTGGACGTGGTGGTGATTCCGACCAACCAGCCGATGATTCGTGAAGACCACCCCGACGTGATTTATGGCAGTGAAGCGGAGAAATTCGAAGCGGTTATCGAGGAAATCCGTGAATTGAACGATGCGGGCCGACCGGTTCTGGTGGGAACCATTTCGATTGAAAAATCCGAAGCGCTGGGCAAGCAGTTGAAACGTATTGGAATCAAACACAACGTGCTCAACGCAAAACAGCACGAGCGCGAAGCCGAGATCATTTCCCAGGCGGGACAAATGGGGGCTGTGACAATCGCTACAAACATGGCGGGACGCGGTACGGATATCGTGCTGGGCGAAGGCGTTCCCGAATTGGGAGGCTTGCATATTCTCGGAACGGAACGACATGAAAGTCGTCGCATCGACAACCAGTTGAGAGGGCGCGCGGGCCGACAGGGGGATAATGGATCCTCTCGATTTTATTTGTCGCTTGAAGACGACCTCATGCGTATTTTCGGGTCTGAGAAAATCGCCGGTTTGATGCAACGTCTGGGCTTGGAAAACGGTCAGCCCATTGAGCACGCAATGGTCTCAAAGGCGGTCGCCAATGCGCAGAAAAAAGTTGAGGCGCATAATTTTGATATTCGAAAGCACTTGCTCGAATACGACAACGTCATGAATCGTCAGCGAGAAGTGTTTTATACATTGAGAAGAGACATTTTACTCGGCTCCAACCAGAATGAGATTTTGATTGAAATGGGGGAGGAGACGCTCGACCGTAAACTTCATGAAATCGCCCCCGACAAAATCTATCCTGAAGAATGGGATATCGAGTCATTGAATGAGTTTTTGCATCGACAATATGGCATTGGTATCGAAAAGCCAAGCGACCATGAGTTACTGCTCAATGAAACGCATCGTATTGAGTTGGAGGATTGTAATCGCGAGAAGTTGTTTGAAGTTATTTCTGCTGAATTGAACCAGCTTTATAACAAAAAAGTCGAAGATATCGAGCCGCAGGCCATGCGCCATCTGGAAAAAATGGTGATGCTTCAGGTGGTTGACAAACTCTGGAAAGATCATTTGCTTGGGATGGATCATCTCAAGGAAGGCATCAGTCTGCGCGGTTACGCCCAGAAGAATCCGTTGACGGAGTACAAGAAGGAAGGTTTTGAAATGTTCTCCCTGATGATGGAGCGAATTCAGGAGGAGTGTTCAGAGTTCCTGTTCAAAGCCCAACTCAACGTCGAGGAATCGATGGATGTCGAGGAAAAACCCGAGCCCAAGGTGGTGGAGCATCGCGGCGGAGAGGCCGAAAGCCAGGCCAAGGAACCGGCAAAGCGTGAAGAGGCAAAAGTAGGCAGAAACGACCCCTGCTCCTGTGGAAGCGGTAAGAAATATAAAAAGTGTTGCGGAAAATAA
- a CDS encoding 50S ribosomal protein L9 — translation MKLLLKEDVGGLGICGDEVEVKDGYGRNYLVPQGKAILATPKNMKQFNHQKSIVQARVKKAIVEAEERAKELSALSCVITKKVGDQGKLFGAVTAQDIADCVHALGAALDRKKIQMGDPIKTLGDFQVVYKLHPKVTAQIKVSVVAENVVEEVSAEATEEATEEKNEAEA, via the coding sequence ATGAAGCTATTATTAAAGGAAGATGTGGGCGGTCTCGGTATTTGCGGAGACGAAGTTGAAGTGAAAGACGGTTACGGTCGCAATTATCTTGTTCCGCAGGGCAAGGCGATTCTCGCGACGCCTAAGAACATGAAGCAGTTCAATCATCAAAAGAGCATCGTTCAGGCGCGCGTGAAAAAAGCCATTGTGGAAGCGGAAGAGCGCGCTAAGGAATTGTCTGCGCTGTCTTGCGTGATCACCAAAAAAGTCGGCGATCAGGGCAAATTGTTCGGCGCCGTGACGGCTCAGGACATTGCCGATTGCGTGCATGCACTGGGAGCGGCTCTGGATCGAAAGAAAATTCAGATGGGCGATCCTATTAAAACGCTTGGCGATTTTCAGGTGGTCTACAAGTTGCACCCGAAAGTGACCGCGCAGATCAAGGTTTCTGTTGTCGCTGAAAACGTCGTCGAAGAAGTCAGCGCAGAAGCGACTGAAGAAGCGACCGAAGAAAAAAATGAGGCGGAGGCGTAA
- the dnaB gene encoding replicative DNA helicase, giving the protein MPESVAQIALNKLPPYNLEAEQSVLGACLKSNEAFARGLEILSEDDFYKSSHQKIFASMRRLFEENTPIDILTLTERLRQDKGFDEAGGLEYLGFLEDAVPTASAITHHAQIVKQKKILRDLIQTANEIVSNSYNEFESVEEILDKAEKSIFEISDKRTSRNFAGISEVVKHNIHSVVKLSQAPGIVTGVATGFLDLDRLTTGLQPTDLIILAGRPSMGKTSFALDIARHAALHAKAGTAIFSLEMSKEQLVNRMLCAEARVDSNKLRTGYLAKSDWPKIHNAGGRLAEASIFIDDSGSLSGLEIRARARRLAAEHPLGLIIVDYLQLMHSPGSKDNRQLEISEISRGLKSLAKELGIPIIALSQLSRAVESRTDKRPLLSDLRESGAIEQDADVVMFIYRDEVYNQETPDVGIAEILIRKQRNGPIGDVRLGFENQFTRFHNLSDREDAPPNLDRPPVDDSDVPF; this is encoded by the coding sequence ATGCCGGAATCTGTTGCTCAAATTGCTCTGAACAAACTGCCTCCATACAATTTGGAGGCAGAGCAAAGCGTTTTGGGCGCCTGCCTGAAATCCAACGAAGCCTTCGCGCGCGGACTGGAAATCCTGTCCGAAGATGATTTCTACAAATCATCCCACCAGAAAATTTTCGCCTCAATGCGCAGGTTGTTTGAGGAGAACACCCCCATCGATATTCTGACCCTGACGGAACGACTGCGTCAGGACAAGGGGTTTGACGAAGCTGGAGGGCTGGAATACCTGGGCTTCCTTGAAGACGCCGTACCCACCGCTTCGGCGATCACGCATCATGCGCAGATCGTCAAGCAAAAGAAAATCCTGCGAGATTTGATCCAGACGGCGAATGAGATCGTCTCGAACAGCTACAATGAATTCGAGTCGGTTGAGGAAATTCTGGACAAGGCGGAGAAGTCCATCTTCGAAATTTCAGACAAACGGACCTCGCGAAATTTTGCCGGCATCTCGGAAGTTGTAAAACATAATATCCATTCCGTCGTCAAGCTGTCGCAGGCTCCGGGCATTGTCACCGGCGTGGCGACCGGATTTCTTGATCTGGACCGGCTGACCACAGGATTGCAGCCCACAGACTTGATCATTCTCGCGGGTCGTCCCAGTATGGGCAAGACGAGTTTTGCTTTGGATATCGCCCGTCACGCGGCTCTGCATGCGAAAGCCGGAACGGCGATCTTCAGTCTGGAAATGTCCAAGGAGCAATTGGTCAATCGCATGCTGTGCGCAGAAGCGCGCGTCGATTCAAATAAGTTGCGCACCGGTTATCTTGCAAAGAGCGATTGGCCCAAAATACATAACGCAGGCGGTCGATTGGCGGAGGCCAGTATTTTTATTGATGACAGCGGCTCCTTGTCCGGGCTGGAAATTCGCGCGCGCGCCCGTCGGCTTGCGGCGGAGCATCCGCTGGGACTGATCATCGTGGATTACCTGCAACTCATGCATTCGCCGGGAAGCAAGGACAACCGGCAACTGGAAATTTCTGAAATTTCCCGGGGGCTGAAATCGCTTGCCAAGGAACTGGGAATCCCGATCATCGCTCTGTCGCAGTTGAGTCGCGCCGTTGAAAGCAGAACGGACAAACGACCTTTGCTTTCCGACCTTCGAGAGTCTGGCGCCATCGAGCAGGATGCCGATGTCGTCATGTTCATTTACCGCGATGAAGTTTATAATCAGGAAACCCCGGATGTGGGGATTGCAGAGATTTTGATTCGCAAGCAACGTAACGGCCCGATCGGCGATGTTCGGCTTGGCTTCGAGAATCAGTTCACCCGCTTCCACAATCTGAGCGACCGCGAGGACGCGCCGCCCAATCTGGATCGTCCACCGGTCGATGACAGCGACGTTCCTTTCTAA
- a CDS encoding VCBS repeat-containing protein has translation MREIRRRIAETSAGIFVKPGFSPENPLWLLLICAFVAACNFQLPSPPPPTLYKYNVIPVGKGPSSLVSADFNQDGYQDIVSANSKDSTLTFLPGKGDGTFKIAQTISVHAEPTALAVGDFNQDGFPDIAVNSRGSDRFSIVFSSKEGFSPRLLSQKTGTVPLGMIVADLNNDGILDVATTLTFDKMEIYLGRGAGYFKKGASYLTGSRSFSGLAEDFDGDGIAEIVLATSSSNSSGIKLFQGNGDGTFSGPLTLAANRVPLSVIAHDMNQDGRNDLVFTAGQGDNMYLALSKGDGSFEAEQSFSGGGGPFGLTAGNFNDDDLPDVAVANSRSSNFSLIIRRKDGGFIFPTRDYIVDGGTPLAITSADYNDDGLLDVAVASNFKGTVEVYLQRRIFQ, from the coding sequence ATGAGAGAAATTCGCCGCCGGATCGCAGAAACATCAGCAGGAATCTTTGTAAAACCGGGATTTTCACCTGAAAATCCTCTCTGGCTCCTGTTGATATGCGCCTTTGTTGCGGCCTGTAATTTTCAACTGCCCTCGCCGCCTCCGCCAACGCTTTACAAATACAATGTGATTCCCGTTGGCAAAGGCCCCTCGTCTCTGGTTTCCGCTGATTTCAATCAGGATGGCTACCAGGATATCGTCAGCGCCAATTCCAAGGATTCCACCCTCACCTTCTTACCCGGTAAGGGTGACGGAACCTTCAAGATAGCTCAAACGATTTCCGTGCATGCGGAACCCACGGCTCTTGCTGTCGGCGATTTCAACCAGGACGGCTTTCCTGATATTGCCGTGAACTCGCGCGGCTCGGACCGATTCTCCATCGTATTCAGTTCCAAAGAGGGCTTTTCCCCCAGATTGTTATCGCAAAAAACCGGGACCGTTCCACTGGGGATGATCGTAGCCGATCTGAATAACGACGGCATTCTCGATGTTGCGACGACTCTGACCTTCGACAAGATGGAAATCTATCTGGGCCGGGGCGCGGGCTATTTCAAAAAAGGAGCCAGCTATTTAACCGGCTCGCGTTCCTTTTCAGGACTGGCGGAGGATTTCGATGGCGACGGCATCGCGGAAATCGTTCTCGCGACCAGCAGTTCAAATTCAAGCGGAATCAAGTTATTCCAGGGCAATGGCGACGGCACCTTCTCCGGCCCGCTCACGCTTGCCGCCAACCGCGTTCCGCTATCGGTCATTGCTCACGATATGAACCAGGACGGCAGGAATGATCTGGTCTTCACCGCCGGGCAAGGAGACAATATGTATCTGGCCCTCTCCAAAGGCGATGGTTCGTTTGAAGCGGAGCAATCTTTCTCTGGAGGCGGCGGCCCTTTTGGTCTGACGGCGGGCAATTTCAACGACGACGATCTCCCCGACGTTGCCGTGGCTAATTCCAGAAGCAGTAATTTTTCCCTGATCATTCGCCGCAAGGATGGAGGGTTCATCTTCCCCACCCGCGATTATATCGTCGACGGCGGCACGCCGCTGGCGATCACAAGCGCGGACTACAACGACGACGGTCTGCTCGATGTCGCCGTCGCCAGCAATTTCAAGGGAACGGTGGAAGTCTACCTGCAACGCCGCATTTTTCAATAA
- a CDS encoding tetratricopeptide repeat protein codes for MRYSLFIIFALTLVVNIASATAQPHPGAMSLDAQGRAEMLAMQGRFEDSVKAYMKLVEEPNASSSLVRGLVKASAGGGFLKPTRAFLETRLQSSPSPILFGIGLSFYYEGNFDAAEDRLRRSIREDSKNSLALNALGATLARKGRFDEGETLVRRAMEIDPSDILYYNNLLGLLNERGQGERFRQEYQESLENGRKEKAALYGRALARSLRQDGFRSYEAGDIEGTIEAFMKIAEINTATGNTPGRVQALFSLGVLYEETGDVEKAQSYYDEVLRINPEHIQAREKSKVGQGGALEVR; via the coding sequence ATGCGATATTCTTTGTTCATTATTTTCGCGTTGACGCTTGTCGTTAATATTGCGTCCGCAACGGCTCAGCCTCATCCCGGCGCGATGTCGCTCGACGCGCAGGGTCGCGCTGAAATGCTTGCCATGCAGGGGCGTTTCGAAGATTCCGTCAAAGCTTATATGAAGCTGGTTGAAGAGCCGAACGCAAGCAGTTCGCTGGTGCGCGGTCTGGTCAAAGCCTCGGCTGGCGGGGGATTCTTGAAACCGACCCGCGCCTTTCTGGAGACTCGATTGCAGTCGAGTCCGTCTCCAATACTGTTTGGCATCGGTCTGTCATTTTATTACGAGGGTAATTTCGACGCCGCTGAAGACCGTTTGCGTCGCTCCATTCGGGAAGATTCGAAGAACAGTCTGGCCCTGAACGCATTGGGCGCCACTCTGGCGCGCAAAGGTCGGTTTGACGAGGGCGAGACGCTGGTTCGCAGGGCGATGGAAATCGATCCTTCCGACATTCTCTATTACAATAATCTGCTGGGCCTGCTGAATGAGCGAGGTCAGGGAGAGCGATTTCGGCAGGAGTATCAAGAATCATTAGAAAATGGCCGAAAAGAAAAGGCGGCGCTCTATGGTCGCGCTCTGGCGCGGTCGCTCCGGCAGGACGGGTTCAGAAGTTACGAAGCGGGGGATATAGAGGGGACAATTGAGGCCTTCATGAAAATCGCCGAGATCAATACGGCCACCGGCAATACGCCGGGCCGGGTGCAGGCCTTGTTCAGTCTTGGCGTGCTTTACGAAGAAACAGGCGATGTTGAAAAAGCGCAATCTTATTACGATGAAGTTCTGCGCATCAACCCCGAGCATATCCAGGCCCGTGAAAAAAGCAAAGTCGGGCAGGGTGGGGCCTTAGAGGTCCGATAA
- the ssb gene encoding single-stranded DNA-binding protein has translation MASFNKVLLMGNLTRDPELRYTASGAAVASFGIAVNRKFKQGDEWKDDVCFVDITVWGKQGENCAEYLSKGRPVFIEGYLRFSSWEGDGGQKRNKLDVTANTVQFLGGRGDGQRSGPNDPGDSSGMPPGDDDVPF, from the coding sequence ATGGCTAGCTTTAACAAAGTACTGCTCATGGGGAATCTGACACGCGATCCCGAACTCAGGTACACAGCCAGCGGAGCGGCCGTGGCCAGCTTCGGCATTGCCGTCAACCGTAAGTTCAAGCAGGGCGACGAATGGAAAGACGACGTCTGCTTTGTTGATATTACGGTCTGGGGCAAGCAAGGAGAAAACTGCGCGGAATATCTGAGTAAGGGCCGACCCGTATTTATTGAGGGATATCTGCGTTTTTCGAGTTGGGAAGGCGATGGCGGCCAGAAGCGCAACAAGCTGGATGTGACTGCCAACACGGTTCAGTTCCTTGGCGGTCGCGGCGACGGGCAAAGATCGGGTCCCAACGATCCAGGCGATTCTTCAGGCATGCCGCCCGGCGACGACGACGTCCCTTTTTAA
- the rpsR gene encoding 30S ribosomal protein S18, with the protein MTYTKKRAFFAQKICRFCSEKLEHIDFFDVKLLKPLVSERGKIIPSRISGNCAKHQRQLTNAVKRARNIALLPFSVER; encoded by the coding sequence ATGACTTATACGAAGAAAAGAGCTTTTTTTGCGCAAAAGATTTGCCGATTCTGTTCTGAGAAATTAGAGCATATTGATTTCTTTGATGTGAAATTGTTGAAACCCCTGGTGTCTGAACGCGGCAAGATCATCCCTTCGCGGATCTCTGGTAACTGCGCGAAGCATCAACGACAGCTGACCAATGCAGTCAAGCGCGCGCGCAATATTGCCTTACTGCCTTTTTCGGTAGAACGCTGA
- a CDS encoding DUF2232 domain-containing protein, protein MQKPFDPRAILVPFALVLGLLTVTAFAPALGMMTGIFTPLPIIWVSLRFGMKPGAVMAGLVLVSLVFVAGPLPAFLFFAEYGILALILSEGVRQGQPFDRCIAFSALGATVISILLLFFVLGEQNESFSSFFKDRVDSHIAQSMEALKSMGESPADLKLMQEFSVTVSELFTQSYPAILLIGSLVTASLNYVMAQFISRRLHLGFNFHPGKYSEWVAPEQAVWALLASGGAVAMGDPFAAVGMNVFLVALVVYFAQGLSIVVHFLETRNVHAVFWGFVFLLILFQPILMGIIIGMGVFDLWADFRKLKSPPIDPDTV, encoded by the coding sequence TTGCAAAAACCGTTCGATCCGAGAGCGATCCTGGTTCCCTTTGCTCTTGTTTTAGGTTTATTGACGGTTACGGCGTTTGCCCCGGCTTTGGGGATGATGACGGGTATTTTCACGCCCTTGCCGATCATCTGGGTGTCGTTACGCTTTGGCATGAAACCGGGCGCTGTGATGGCGGGTCTGGTTCTGGTGTCGCTGGTTTTTGTTGCGGGACCCTTGCCAGCGTTCCTGTTCTTTGCGGAATATGGAATTCTTGCGCTGATTTTATCGGAAGGCGTCCGTCAGGGACAACCCTTTGACCGATGCATCGCGTTTTCTGCGCTGGGCGCAACGGTGATTTCCATTCTCCTGCTGTTTTTTGTATTGGGAGAACAGAACGAGAGCTTTTCAAGTTTCTTCAAGGATCGGGTGGACAGTCACATCGCTCAATCCATGGAAGCCTTGAAATCCATGGGAGAGAGTCCGGCTGATCTGAAGCTCATGCAGGAGTTTTCGGTCACAGTTTCGGAGTTGTTCACCCAGTCCTATCCGGCGATACTGTTGATCGGTTCTTTGGTGACGGCGAGTTTGAATTATGTGATGGCGCAGTTCATCAGTCGGCGTCTGCATTTGGGTTTTAATTTTCACCCCGGAAAATATTCCGAATGGGTGGCCCCGGAACAAGCGGTCTGGGCTTTGCTGGCATCGGGCGGCGCCGTGGCGATGGGCGATCCTTTCGCGGCGGTGGGCATGAATGTCTTTTTGGTGGCTTTGGTTGTTTATTTTGCCCAGGGCCTTTCCATTGTGGTGCATTTTCTGGAAACGCGAAATGTTCATGCGGTGTTTTGGGGTTTTGTTTTTTTATTGATCTTGTTTCAGCCTATTTTGATGGGAATCATTATTGGAATGGGCGTTTTCGATTTGTGGGCCGATTTCAGAAAATTGAAATCGCCTCCTATAGATCCCGATACGGTTTAA
- the rpsF gene encoding 30S ribosomal protein S6, which translates to MRSYQSVLILKPDLDDTLVEKAAEKVDGYFKKYGGETLSVENWGKKRLAYRVRKNRFGIYLNIYHTCENEKLDELEKEYSLNENIIKFMVIRLTDKELERALARIAEAGKPAEEGEESDSDDDDKKDDKEAKKETVKEGSDDS; encoded by the coding sequence TTGAGATCTTACCAAAGCGTACTCATTCTTAAACCTGATTTAGACGACACCCTCGTTGAAAAAGCCGCTGAAAAAGTTGACGGCTATTTCAAGAAGTATGGCGGCGAAACCCTTAGCGTTGAAAACTGGGGAAAGAAACGACTGGCCTACCGGGTTCGAAAAAATCGGTTTGGTATTTATTTGAATATTTATCACACCTGCGAAAACGAAAAACTCGACGAGCTGGAAAAAGAATATTCTCTGAACGAAAACATCATCAAATTCATGGTCATTCGATTGACCGACAAGGAACTGGAACGCGCTCTTGCACGCATTGCAGAGGCGGGTAAACCTGCCGAAGAGGGTGAAGAATCCGATTCTGACGACGATGACAAAAAAGATGATAAAGAAGCGAAAAAAGAAACAGTAAAGGAAGGGAGCGATGATTCCTGA
- a CDS encoding peptidoglycan DD-metalloendopeptidase family protein — protein sequence MDKDFYTLMIFSGATGSPRKTRISKRLVKCTLALSISALIAFGGFSYYFSQKYIQLTADQDQLAELRRESKLQKVQVEKFAKQVRNFEDEMARLERFEKKLRVITALENSPVSSEKVWGVGGPYGLANASITTSLKRDAHSLAKRLSGNLGNLANQAKAQAISFQELDEFFKSQKSLLSSTPSIWPLRGWVTSGFGFRKSPFTGLQEKHEGWDIAARFGSPVRATADGIVVVSGREYGYGKMVEIDHGYGLITRYGHNSKHLVKVGDRVKRGQQIAEVGNTGRSTGPHLHYEVLLRGVPLNPKNYILEE from the coding sequence GTGGATAAAGATTTCTATACTCTGATGATTTTTTCTGGCGCGACAGGATCGCCCAGGAAAACTCGTATTTCGAAACGTCTGGTCAAATGCACGCTGGCGCTTTCTATCAGCGCGTTGATAGCCTTTGGCGGTTTCTCCTATTATTTTTCGCAGAAGTACATTCAGCTAACGGCGGATCAGGATCAGTTGGCTGAGTTGCGCCGCGAATCGAAACTGCAAAAAGTGCAGGTAGAGAAATTTGCCAAGCAGGTGCGTAATTTCGAAGATGAAATGGCGCGGCTGGAACGTTTTGAGAAAAAATTAAGAGTCATCACCGCTTTGGAAAATTCTCCTGTATCTTCAGAGAAGGTATGGGGTGTTGGCGGACCTTACGGTTTGGCGAATGCAAGTATCACCACTTCCTTGAAACGGGACGCGCATAGTCTGGCCAAGCGGCTGTCCGGGAATCTGGGGAACCTGGCGAATCAGGCAAAGGCACAGGCTATCTCCTTTCAGGAATTAGACGAATTTTTCAAGAGTCAAAAATCGCTGTTGTCTTCCACACCGTCTATCTGGCCGTTGCGCGGTTGGGTGACTTCCGGGTTTGGGTTTAGAAAATCGCCCTTCACGGGGCTACAGGAAAAGCATGAGGGCTGGGACATCGCCGCGCGCTTTGGTTCGCCGGTACGAGCGACTGCTGATGGAATCGTTGTGGTTTCCGGTCGGGAATATGGTTATGGGAAAATGGTGGAGATCGATCATGGTTATGGATTGATCACTCGATACGGACACAATTCCAAGCATCTAGTTAAAGTCGGGGACCGCGTTAAGCGCGGTCAGCAAATTGCCGAAGTGGGCAACACCGGTCGAAGCACTGGGCCGCATCTGCATTATGAAGTGTTGCTGAGGGGCGTTCCATTGAATCCCAAAAACTATATTCTGGAAGAATAG